In Papio anubis isolate 15944 chromosome 20, Panubis1.0, whole genome shotgun sequence, a single window of DNA contains:
- the ZNRF4 gene encoding E3 ubiquitin-protein ligase ZNRF4, translating to MLCCRPEPLMPRATRVAVAASLPLSHAVIPTQLPSHPGHRPPGRPRRCPKAPCLPSPVGPSSIQPAKRVTMGWPRPGQALVAVKALLVLSVLQVPAQAVVRAMLEDNSSSVDFADLPALFGVPLAPEGIRGYLMEVKPANACHPVEAPRLGNRSLGAIALIRRYDCTFDLKVLNAQRAGFEAAIVHNVHSDDLVSMTHVSEDLRGQIAIPSVFVGEAASQDLRVILGCDKSAHVLLLPDDPPCRDLDCHPVLTVSWALGRTLALVVSTLFVLNRLWLWAQACCSHRRPVKTSTCQKAQVRTFTRRNDLCAICLDEYEEGDQLKILPCSHTYHCKCIDPWFSQAPRRSCPVCKQSVAGTEDSFDSTTDSFSDEDPSLPGHRPPIWAIQARLRSRRLELLGRASPHCHCSTTSLEAEDTTVSPAPPETPGQ from the coding sequence ATGCTGTGCTGCCGTCCGGAGCCCTTAATGCCTAGAGCCACCAGGGTCGCGGTGGCCGCGTCACTGCCTCTGAGCCACGCGGTCATTCCAACTCAACTGCCCTCGCATCCTGGCCACAGGCCCCCTGGGAGGCCCCGGAGATGCCCAAAGGCCCCCTGCCTGCCGTCTCCAGTGGGACCTAGCAGCATACAGCCGGCGAAGCGGGTGACCATGGGGTGGCCACGGCCAGGCCAAGCCCTGGTAGCGGTCAAAGCCTTGCTGGTCTTGTCGGTGCTCCAGGTGCCCGCGCAGGCGGTGGTCCGGGCCATGCTGGAAGACAACTCGAGTTCGGTGGATTTTGCGGATCTGCCAGCGCTGTTCGGCGTCCCGCTGGCCCCCGAGGGCATACGGGGCTACCTGATGGAGGTCAAGCCAGCCAACGCGTGCCATCCCGTTGAGGCCCCGCGACTGGGCAACCGCTCTCTGGGCGCCATCGCACTGATTCGCCGCTACGACTGCACCTTCGACCTCAAGGTACTGAACGCCCAGCGCGCCGGCTTCGAGGCGGCCATCGTGCACAACGTCCACTCCGACGACCTCGTGAGCATGACCCACGTCTCCGAGGACCTGAGGGGCCAGATCGCCATCCCCTCGGTGTTCGTGGGCGAGGCCGCCTCGCAGGACCTGCGGGTCATCCTGGGCTGCGACAAGTCGGCCCACGTGCTGCTTCTGCCGGACGACCCGCCGTGCCGTGACCTGGACTGTCACCCCGTGCTGACCGTGTCCTGGGCGCTGGGCCGTACCCTGGCCCTGGTCGTATCCACCCTCTTTGTCCTGAACCGCCTGTGGCTCTGGGCCCAGGCCTGCTGCAGCCACAGACGGCCGGTGAAGACGTCTACCTGCCAGAAGGCGCAGGTCCGCACCTTCACGCGACGCAACGACCTGTGTGCCATCTGCCTGGATGAGTACGAGGAGGGCGACCAACTCAAGATCCTGCCCTGCTCCCACACCTACCACTGCAAGTGCATTGACCCCTGGTTCTCCCAAGCCCCCCGGCGCTCCTGCCCCGTGTGCAAACAGTCGGTGGCCGGCACGGAAGATAGCTTTGACTCCACCACCGACAGCTTCAGCGACGAGGACCCCTCCCTACCGGGCCACCGGCCCCCCATCTGGGCCATTCAAGCCCGGCTACGCTCCCggaggctggagctgctgggCCGCGCCAGCCCCCACTGCCACTGCAGCACCACGTCCCTGGAGGCAGAGGATACCACtgtctccccagcccctcctgaGACCCCTGGTCAGTAA